From the Euphorbia lathyris chromosome 6, ddEupLath1.1, whole genome shotgun sequence genome, one window contains:
- the LOC136233922 gene encoding protein HEAT-STRESS-ASSOCIATED 32 — MEPHFPSLTSNGREEVERLRMSFYYQWKTFYDDDEDRPEKPRRFGVTEIRSPQYSLLNQHRLQDVFESMGQFVDGLKFSGGSHSLMPKSLVKEVIDMAHQHDVYVSTGDWAEHLLHKGPSAFKEYIEECRSMGFDTIELNVGSLGVPEETILRYVRLIKSGGLRAKPLFAAKIKKSDVPIGGNRAYGAYLPPMPQSSELIEDVDLLIRRAERCLEAGADMIMIDADDICRDADSLRADVIAKIIGRLGLEKTMFESSSARTAEWFVKRYGPKVNLFVDHSQVIGLECLRGCNNFSNTSFRGSSYLLI, encoded by the exons ATGGAACCACACTTTCCTTCGCTCACATCAAACGGAAGAGAAGAAGTAGAAAGGTTAAGGATGTCATTTTACTATCAATGGAAGACCTTCTACGACGACGATGAAGATCGTCCTGAGAAACCACGCCGATTTGGAGTCACCGAGATTCGAAGTCCTCAATATTCTCTCTTGAATCAGCACAGGCTTCAA GATGTTTTTGAGTCTATGGGGCAATTTGTCGACGGGCTGAAGTTCTCCGGAGGTTCTCACAGTCTCATGCCGAAGTCACTTGTTAAAGAGGTGATTGATATGGCACACCAGCATGATGTATATGTCAGTACAGGTGACTGGGCCGAACATTTGCTTCACAAAGGTCCTTCGGCATTCAAAGAATACATCGAG GAATGTAGAAGCATGGGGTTTGACACGATCGAGCTCAATGTGGGGTCTCTTGGTGTTCCAGAAGAGACCATTTTGAGATATGTCCGGTTAATTAAGAGCGGTGGTTTAAGAGCAAAGCCTCTTTTTGCAGCCAAAATTAAGAAGTCTGATGTTCCTATTGGTGGTAATAGAGCCTATGGGGCTTATTTGCCTCCCATGCCTCAAAGCTCTG AACTTATCGAGGATGTAGATCTCTTGATAAGGAGGGCTGAGAGATGCTTGGAGGCTGGAGCAGATATGATAATGATAGATGCAGATGATATCTGCAGAGATGCTGATTCTCTAAGAGCAGACGTAATCGCAAAGATCATTGGACGACTAGGTCTTGAGAAGACCATGTTCGAGTCATCGAGTGCTAGGACCGCAGAGTGGTTTGTCAAACGCTATGGTCCCAAG GTGAACCTTTTTGTTGATCATTCTCAAGTAATTGGCCTAGAATGCCTGCGGGGATGCAACAACTTCAGTAACACTTCTTTCCGTGGTTCATCATATTTGCTGATTTAG